In one window of Nicotiana tabacum cultivar K326 chromosome 12, ASM71507v2, whole genome shotgun sequence DNA:
- the LOC142167350 gene encoding putative mitochondrial protein AtMg00820: MQEELNQFERSKVWHLVQKSKNRTVIGTRWAFGNKLDEQANITRNKARLVVQGYNQEEDIDYEETFSHVARMEAIRVFIAFAAHMEFTLYQLDVKNAFLNGYLKEEVFVK, from the coding sequence ATGCAAGAGGAGCTAAATCAGTTTGAGAGAAGCAAGGTCTGGCACCTAGTACAGAAATCCAAGAACAGAACTGTCATAGGTACCAGATGGGCGTTCGGAAACAAGTTGGATGAACAAGCAAATATCACAAGGAACAAGGCTAGACTGGTGGTTCAGGGATACAATCAAGAAGAGGACATTGACTATGAAGAGACATTTTCACATGTAGCTAGAATGGAGGCTATAAGAGTGTTTATAGCCTTTGCTGCCCACATGGAGTTCACTTTATACCAGTTGGATGTAAAAAATGCCTTTTTGAATGGTTACTTGAAGGAGGAAGTGTTTGTCAAATAA